A DNA window from Ahaetulla prasina isolate Xishuangbanna chromosome 7, ASM2864084v1, whole genome shotgun sequence contains the following coding sequences:
- the LOC131202556 gene encoding sodium-coupled monocarboxylate transporter 1-like produces MADHNLSFLPVAFSLATSFMSALTVLGTPAEVYRFGSVFLLFAFSYAIMVVISAEVFLPVFYRLRLTSVYEYLELRYNKYMRILGTMMFIMLTILYTSIVIYFPSLALNKVAGFQLWGSVIATGLICTFYCSVGGLKAVVWADVFQYILMIIGLGVVFARAVIIKGGFGPILHDAYQGGRLNIWDFNPNPLKRHTVWTIVIGGTFTWAGMYATNQSQVQRYFACRSQWDAKCALYLNLVGLWIALIFASLDGLSMYSIYKDCDPLTSGIVSAPDQLMPYFVLDILEDYPGVPGLFMAGTYSASLSSVSTSINALATVTLEDFIKPYFTLSEEKLSYIAMGISLLFGIACLSMAALISVMGTLLQAAFSVFELIGGPLLGIYSLGILFPSANSKGAFSGFICGFCVIMWIGIGAQKYPPGPHRTVPLPLSIAGCQRSNDSAFVSMIVTSPSPAPSRSYLQEYWYSVSYLYFSTLGALITFIVGTIISLLTGGLNKEVDHRLLFTKKDFMVNIQYWKDKFNRATLMLQEHQLPSTDALHGSEKDIAKSYP; encoded by the exons ATGGCGGATCACAACCTAAGTTTTTTGCCTGTGGCATTTTCCCTCGCGACCAGCTTCATGTCTGCCTTGACAGTGCTGGGAACTCCAGCCGAAGTCTACCGCTTCGGAAGTGTTTTTCTCCTCTTCGCTTTCTCGTACGCCATCATGGTGGTGATCAGCGCTGAGGTGTTCCTACCCGTCTTTTATCGCCTGAGACTCACAAGCGTTTACGAG TACTTGGAGCTTCGGTATAACAAGTATATGCGTATTCTTGGAACAATGATGTTTATAATGCTAACG ATATTATACACcagcattgttatttattttccatCACTGGCTTTGAATAAAG TTGCAGGATTTCAGTTGTGGGGATCAGTAATAGCAACAGGATTAATCTGCACCTTCTACTGCTCAGTA GGTGGCCTAAAGGCAGTAGTCTGGGCAGATGTTTTCCAATATATACTGATGATAATTGGGCTGGGAGTAGTATTTGCAAGGGCTGTGATCATTAAAGGAGGATTTGGCCCTATTCTACATGATGCTTACCAGGGAGGAAGATTAAACATTTGGGA CTTTAACCCGAATCCTTTGAAAAGGCACACTGTGTGGACTATTGTGATTGGTGGCACTTTTACTTGGGCTGGCATGTATGCAACAAATCAAAGTCAAGTTCAACGATATTTTGCTTGCAGATCACAATGGGATGCCAAATG TGCTCTATATCTGAATCTTGTGGGCCTCTGGATAGCTCTGATTTTTGCATCACTGGATGGATTATCAATGTATTCAATATATAAGGATTGTGATCCATTGACATCCGGAATTGTATCAGCCCCAGATCAG ctCATGCCATATTTTGTCCTGGATATTCTGGAAGATTATCCAGGTGTACCAGGGCTTTTTATGGCTGGAACTTACAGTGCTTCATTAAG ttCAGTGTCTACCAGCATCAATGCATTAGCAACTGTAACTTTAGAAGATTTTATTAAGCCTTATTTCACACTGTCTGAAGAAAAGTTATCATATATTGCCATGGGAATAA GTCTATTATTTGGTATAGCATGTCTATCCATGGCTGCATTAATATCTGTTATGGGTACTTTATTACAG gCTGCATTCAGTGTATTTGAATTAATTGGAGGACCTTTGTTAGGAATATATTCTTTGGGCATCTTATTTCCTTCTGCAAATTCTAAA GGTGCATTCTCAGGTTTTATTTGTGGATTTTGTGTAATAATGTGGATTGGAATTGGTGCTCAGAAATACCCACCGGGACCTCACAGGACAGTACCATTACCTCTTTCAATTGCAGGCTGTCAAAGATCCAACGACAGTGCATTTGTATCAATGATTGTTACTAGCCCTTCACCAGCTCCTTCAAG atcaTATCTTCAAGAATACTGGTATTCAGTGTCATATCTATATTTCAGCACATTAGGTGCTTTGATTACATTTATTGTGGGAACAATTATAAGTTTATTAACAG GAGGTTTAAATAAAGAGGTAGATCACAGACTTCTGTTTACAAAAAAGGATTTTATGGTGAATATTCAGTACTGGAAAGACAAATTT AATAGAGCCACTTTAATGCTTCAAGAACATCAACTGCCTTCTACAGATGCTTTGCATGGCTCTGAAAAAGATATTGCTAAATCCTATCCATAG